A single genomic interval of Camelina sativa cultivar DH55 chromosome 11, Cs, whole genome shotgun sequence harbors:
- the LOC104725051 gene encoding serine/threonine protein phosphatase 2A regulatory subunit B''alpha-like yields MDIDGVNDAQILDHELLQLPGLSPVSLKANPHIADELFSQWLSLPETGRLVKSLIDDAKSSTPVSVSKNCTSLNVACGSALPSVFMNSGTPPLSPRGSPGSPRFSRQKASPSSLQSPLKSVREPKRQLIPQFYFQHGRPPAKELREQCISMVDQFFSNYIDGLHMDEFKSITKEVCKLPSFLSPVLFRKIDTSCTGIITRDAFIKYWVDGHMLAMDLASQIHNILRQPGCKYLRQADFKPVLDELLTTHPGLEFLRNTPEFQERYAETVIYRIFYYINRSGTGCITLRELKRGNLIAAMQQVDEEDDINKVIRYFSYEHFYVIYCRFWELDGDHDFLIDKENLIKYGNHALTYRIVDRIFSQVPRKFTSKVEGKMSYEDFAYFILAEEDKSSEPSLEYWFKCIDLVGDGVITPNEMQFFYEEQLHRMECITQEPVLFEDILCQIFDMIKPEKENCITLQDLKASKLSGNIFNILFNLNKFMAFETRDPFLIRQERENPTLTEWDRFAQREYVRLSMEEDVEEVSNGSADVWDEPLESPF; encoded by the exons ATGGATATCGATGGTGTAAACGATGCTCAGATATTGGATCATGAGCTCTTACAGCTTCCTGGTTTGTCTCCTGTTTCACTTAAAGCTAACCCTCATATCGCTGACGAACTCTTCTCCCAGTGGCTTTCACTCCCTGAAACTGGCCGTTTG GTCAAGTCTTTGATTGATGATGCCAAATCTAGCACACCAGTCAGTGTATCCAAGAATTGTACCAGTCTCAATGTTGCTTGTGGAAGTGCATTGCCATCTGTGTTTATGAACAGCGGCACTCCCCCGCTATCCCCACGAGGCTCACCTGGGTCTCCTCGTTTCTCCAGGCAAAAAGCAAGCCCTTCCTCTCTACAGTCTCCTCTGAAATCAGTCAGGGAACCAAAGCGTCAACTCATTCCTcag TTTTACTTCCAACATGGGCGTCCACCTGCTAAAGAACTAAGGGAGCAATGCATATCCATGGTGGATCAATTTTTTAGTAACTATATAGACGGACTTCATATGGATG AATTCAAATCCATTACTAAAGAAGTCTGCAAGCtgccttcttttctttctcctgtACTATTTAGAAAGATAGATACGAGTTGCACCGGTATCATTACAAG GGATGCATTTATCAAGTATTGGGTTGATGGACATATGTTGGCAATGGACTTAGCGTCACagatacataatattttaaggCAGCCAGGTTGCAAGTACCTTAGACAG GCTGACTTCAAACCAGTTCTTGATGAGCTTCTGACAACTCATCCTGGCTTGGAATTCCTCAGAAATACACCTGAATTTCAAGAAAGATATG CTGAGACCGTCATCTACAGAATCTTTTACTACATAAACAGATCAGGTACTGGTTGCATAACTCTTAGAGAGCTGAAGCGTGGGAATCTTATTGCTGCCATGCAacaagttgatgaagaagatgacatcAATAAAGTTATTag GTACTTCTCCTATGAGCATTTCTACGTTATATACTGCAGATTTTGGGAACTCGATGGCGACCATGATTTCCTTATTGATAAGGAAAATCTCATCAAATATGGTAATCATGCTCTTACCTACAGGATTGTCGACAGAATATTTTCACAG GTCCCTAGGAAATTTACAAGCAAAGTTGAGGGGAAGATGAGTTATGAAGATTTTGCATATTTCATTCTCGCTGAGGAGGATAAGTCATCTGAGCCTAGTCTTGAGTATTG GTTCAAGTGCATAGACCTGGTTGGAGATGGGGTGATCACTCCCAACGAAATGCAATTTTTCTACGAAGAGCAGCTGCATCGCATGGAGTGTATAACCCAGGAACCTGTACTCTTTGAAGATATCCTATGTCAAATATTCGACATGATTAAACCAGAG AAGGAGAACTGCATCACACTCCAGGATCTGAAAGCATCTAAACTTTCTggaaatattttcaatatactCTTTAACCTGAACAAATTCATGGCATTTGAAACTCGTGACCCGTTTCTCATTCGGCAG GAACGCGAGAATCCAACATTGACAGAATGGGACCGATTTGCTCAGAGAGAGTATGTGCGGTTGTCAATGGAGGAGGATGTGGAGGAAGTCTCGAATGGGAGTGCAGATGTTTGGGATGAACCACTCGAATCTCCATTTTAA
- the LOC104725052 gene encoding casein kinase 1-like protein 7 isoform X2: MDLVIGGKFKLGRKIGSGSFGELYLGVNVQTGEEVAVKLENVKTKHPQLHYESKLYMLLQGGSGIPNLKWFGVEGEYSVMVIDLLGPSLEDLFNYCNRKFTLKTVLMLADQLLNRVEYMHIRGFLHRDIKPDNFLMGLGRKANQVYIIDFGLGKKYRDLQTHKHIPYRENKNLTGTARYASVNTHLGVEQSRRDDLESLGYVLMYFIKGSLPWQGLKAGTKKQKYDRISEKKVSTPIEVLCKNQPSEFVSYFQYCRSLRFDDKPDYSYLKRLFRDLFIREGYQFDYVFDWTVLKYPQIGTSAGSSSRTRHHTTAKPGFNADPIGRQERIAEPRYKTPGAVEAFSRRHPTTTSSPRDRSRSRNSDDGPFAKQTQGDSERPNSSSRYRTSSSRKAVAASSSRPSSAGGPSESRVSSRLVSSSGGGGSGSGNGRPSTSQRMQAGYESKTLSFSRATASRNTREDQLRSFELLSLRK; this comes from the exons ATGGATCTTGTGATCGGTGGGAAATTTAAGCTTGGAAGAAAAATTGGTAGTGGATCATTCGGAGAGCTTTATCTAG GTGTAAATGTTCAAACAGGAGAAGAAGTTGCTGTCAAGCTG GAAAATGTGAAGACCAAGCACCCCCAGCTTCATTATGAGTCAAAGTTGTATATGCTGCTTCAAGGAGGAT cTGGTATTCCGAACCTTAAATGGTTTGGAGTTGAAGGTGAGTACAGCGTGATGGTTATTGACCTTCTAGGTCCTAGTCTTGAAGACTTGTTTAACTACTGCAACAGGAAGTTTACCTTGAAAACTGTTCTCATGCTTGCCGACCAATTA CTTAACAGGGTTGAATATATGCATATTCGAGGTTTCCTTCACCGTGATATAAAACCTGACAACTTTTTAATGGGACTTGGACGCAAAGCAAATCAG GTTTATATCATTGATTTCGGACTTGGGAAGAAATACAGAGACCTTCAGACTCACAAGCACATTCCTTACAG agaaaacaaaaatctcactGGGACAGCTCGGTATGCAAGTGTCAACACTCACCTTGGAGTCG AACAAAGTCGAAGAGATGATTTAGAATCACTTGGTTATGTGCTTATGTATTTTATCAAAGGAAG CTTACCGTGGCAGGGATTAAAGGCGGGGACAAAGAAGCAGAAGTATGACAGAATCAGCGAGAAGAAAGTATCAACTCCAATAGAG GTGTTGTGCAAAAACCAACCGTCTGAATTTGTTTCATACTTCCAATACTGCCGATCTTTACGCTTTGATGACAAACCTGATTACTCTTACCTTAAGAGACTTTTCCGCGACTTGTTCATCCGAGAAG GTTATCAATTCGATTATGTATTTGACTGGACAGTCCTAAAGTATCCTCAAATCGGAACCAGCGCTGGTTCTAGTTCACGAACAAGG CACCATACAACAGCGAAACCAGGATTCAACGCAGATCCCATTGGAAGACAAGAGAGGATCGCAG AACCCCGTTATAAAACTCCGGGTGCAGTGGAGGCATTCTCCCGAAGACACCCGACTACAACTTCTTCGCCACGTGATCGTTCCAGATCGAGAAACTCTGATGATGGACCTTTCGCTAAGCAGACA CAAGGAGACTCTGAAAGACCAAACAGTTCGTCAAGATACAGAACATCTTCTTCTAGGAAAGCCGTTGCTGCCTCAAGCTCCAGGCCAAGTTCTGCAGGTGGACCAAGCGAAAGCCGAGTTTCAAGTCGTCTGGTATCATCAAGCGGCGGTGGTGGTAGTGGCAGTGGTAATGGCCGTCCCTCGACTAGCCAGAGAATGCAAGCTGGATATGAATCCAAGACTTTGTCTTTCTCTCGTGCAACAGCTTCAAGAAACACTCGGGAAGATCAATTGAGAAGCTTCGAGCTTCTCTCTCTTCggaaataa
- the LOC104725052 gene encoding casein kinase 1-like protein 7 isoform X1 codes for MDLVIGGKFKLGRKIGSGSFGELYLGVNVQTGEEVAVKLENVKTKHPQLHYESKLYMLLQGGSGIPNLKWFGVEGEYSVMVIDLLGPSLEDLFNYCNRKFTLKTVLMLADQLLNRVEYMHIRGFLHRDIKPDNFLMGLGRKANQVYIIDFGLGKKYRDLQTHKHIPYRENKNLTGTARYASVNTHLGVEQSRRDDLESLGYVLMYFIKGSLPWQGLKAGTKKQKYDRISEKKVSTPIEVLCKNQPSEFVSYFQYCRSLRFDDKPDYSYLKRLFRDLFIREGYQFDYVFDWTVLKYPQIGTSAGSSSRTRHHTTAKPGFNADPIGRQERIAEPRYKTPGAVEAFSRRHPTTTSSPRDRSRSRNSDDGPFAKQTQQGDSERPNSSSRYRTSSSRKAVAASSSRPSSAGGPSESRVSSRLVSSSGGGGSGSGNGRPSTSQRMQAGYESKTLSFSRATASRNTREDQLRSFELLSLRK; via the exons ATGGATCTTGTGATCGGTGGGAAATTTAAGCTTGGAAGAAAAATTGGTAGTGGATCATTCGGAGAGCTTTATCTAG GTGTAAATGTTCAAACAGGAGAAGAAGTTGCTGTCAAGCTG GAAAATGTGAAGACCAAGCACCCCCAGCTTCATTATGAGTCAAAGTTGTATATGCTGCTTCAAGGAGGAT cTGGTATTCCGAACCTTAAATGGTTTGGAGTTGAAGGTGAGTACAGCGTGATGGTTATTGACCTTCTAGGTCCTAGTCTTGAAGACTTGTTTAACTACTGCAACAGGAAGTTTACCTTGAAAACTGTTCTCATGCTTGCCGACCAATTA CTTAACAGGGTTGAATATATGCATATTCGAGGTTTCCTTCACCGTGATATAAAACCTGACAACTTTTTAATGGGACTTGGACGCAAAGCAAATCAG GTTTATATCATTGATTTCGGACTTGGGAAGAAATACAGAGACCTTCAGACTCACAAGCACATTCCTTACAG agaaaacaaaaatctcactGGGACAGCTCGGTATGCAAGTGTCAACACTCACCTTGGAGTCG AACAAAGTCGAAGAGATGATTTAGAATCACTTGGTTATGTGCTTATGTATTTTATCAAAGGAAG CTTACCGTGGCAGGGATTAAAGGCGGGGACAAAGAAGCAGAAGTATGACAGAATCAGCGAGAAGAAAGTATCAACTCCAATAGAG GTGTTGTGCAAAAACCAACCGTCTGAATTTGTTTCATACTTCCAATACTGCCGATCTTTACGCTTTGATGACAAACCTGATTACTCTTACCTTAAGAGACTTTTCCGCGACTTGTTCATCCGAGAAG GTTATCAATTCGATTATGTATTTGACTGGACAGTCCTAAAGTATCCTCAAATCGGAACCAGCGCTGGTTCTAGTTCACGAACAAGG CACCATACAACAGCGAAACCAGGATTCAACGCAGATCCCATTGGAAGACAAGAGAGGATCGCAG AACCCCGTTATAAAACTCCGGGTGCAGTGGAGGCATTCTCCCGAAGACACCCGACTACAACTTCTTCGCCACGTGATCGTTCCAGATCGAGAAACTCTGATGATGGACCTTTCGCTAAGCAGACA CAGCAAGGAGACTCTGAAAGACCAAACAGTTCGTCAAGATACAGAACATCTTCTTCTAGGAAAGCCGTTGCTGCCTCAAGCTCCAGGCCAAGTTCTGCAGGTGGACCAAGCGAAAGCCGAGTTTCAAGTCGTCTGGTATCATCAAGCGGCGGTGGTGGTAGTGGCAGTGGTAATGGCCGTCCCTCGACTAGCCAGAGAATGCAAGCTGGATATGAATCCAAGACTTTGTCTTTCTCTCGTGCAACAGCTTCAAGAAACACTCGGGAAGATCAATTGAGAAGCTTCGAGCTTCTCTCTCTTCggaaataa